One genomic segment of Thermovibrio guaymasensis includes these proteins:
- the mfd gene encoding transcription-repair coupling factor, translating to MFERSIKILSGSLKEGKKPSCYGLPGGSKAFLFKEIKKIISPSLIILPTEQNAKALTEDLNRLKLKSLYIPALDVPPLDVSSPLSSSQYRRLKSLYRSLNENFEFIVLTPTSLFHKTIPPEALIEFSITFKKGSEVEYSEIAHRLTAMGFRRIESEPEVGEFSLKGDFLNIVTPDEEVEVYFFGDEVEGLKVNGEEVEEFTLVPLLELPQDRKLLKPIEELYPELAERHLLLGELSGAEKLLPRVFKLVPITEYVGDLKAVVVENEQVRIQGENFLKQVKEGYQLLKREGIPSSKPEEFISEVKPEVLFYIYEKPVKGGIDFGVKPLPSVDEENLKEISKSLSGYRVRLIYQSSTLKEEAEKELKLAGAEVDSEKGISSGGFKFEERKVAWLTESQIQFDVKKQEDISSLEPGELVVHRDYGIGIFQGIVSREIGGKRFDFIEIEYAGGEKLYAPFTQIDRIYKYSGYRGKRPKLDRLGGTSWKNLERKIKASMAKFAQELAQLYKERKTAVGERLSGDPQIIREFERRFPYKLTSDQAKAVKDVYRDMESEKPMDRLLCGDVGFGKTEVAMRAAMKAVTSGKQVAVIAPTTVLADQHYRTFKKRFKGFPVEIEMLSRFRTKKEQKEIIDRLKRGEIDIIIGTHRLVQDDVEFKDLGLLIIDEEHRFGVKTKEKLTKLKSNIDVLYLSATPIPRTLYSALSGFRDISVIETPPPGRRGTKVVVTKYTDEVLKGAIERELNRKGQVFLVHNDISELPLLKEKVLSFFSQAKVEIVHGQMKPSEIEKIMHSFFEGKIDILVSTSIVESGLDVPSANTLIVIGAENFGLSQLYQLKGRVGRGVEKGYCYLLTSPKAKLTPEAVKRLEAMKKLAPLGGGFQLALKDLEIRGAGTLLGPKQSGFVESIGLELYTKLFKEVIEEEKEEEDVKLNLPFEAFIPDDFVEDSREKVKLYSQLASSKEPEEVMKEIERVRGALPDPLVNLFKTMKLKRMAKELGIKEISVSPTGKAIIVFGQETSASPERLVQFVKERGATFTPDRKLYTEVKDLDELLKIVEELKNEESTNSSSSR from the coding sequence ATGTTTGAAAGAAGTATTAAAATCCTAAGCGGTTCTTTAAAAGAGGGTAAAAAGCCTTCCTGTTACGGCCTTCCAGGAGGGTCAAAAGCCTTTCTATTTAAAGAGATAAAGAAAATCATTTCTCCTTCACTGATAATCCTTCCAACAGAGCAGAACGCTAAAGCCTTAACGGAAGATCTAAACAGACTTAAGCTTAAATCCCTCTACATTCCCGCACTTGACGTTCCTCCCCTTGACGTTTCCTCTCCTCTCTCCTCTTCCCAGTACAGGAGGCTAAAATCCCTATACAGGTCTCTTAACGAGAACTTTGAGTTTATAGTCTTAACACCAACTTCCCTATTTCATAAGACAATTCCTCCTGAAGCGTTGATAGAGTTTTCCATAACCTTTAAAAAAGGCAGTGAAGTTGAGTACTCTGAGATTGCCCATAGGTTAACGGCTATGGGCTTTAGGAGAATAGAAAGCGAACCTGAAGTCGGAGAGTTTTCCTTAAAGGGGGACTTCCTCAACATCGTTACTCCCGATGAAGAGGTTGAAGTATACTTCTTTGGAGATGAAGTTGAAGGGTTAAAGGTTAACGGTGAAGAAGTTGAGGAATTTACCCTCGTTCCACTCCTTGAACTTCCACAGGATAGGAAGCTGTTAAAACCGATAGAGGAGCTCTACCCAGAACTTGCAGAGAGACACCTCCTCCTGGGAGAGTTAAGCGGTGCAGAGAAACTGCTACCTCGCGTTTTCAAGCTAGTTCCAATAACAGAGTACGTTGGAGATTTAAAGGCAGTAGTTGTAGAGAACGAACAGGTTAGAATCCAGGGAGAGAACTTCCTAAAGCAGGTTAAAGAGGGATACCAGCTCTTAAAGAGAGAAGGTATACCTTCTTCAAAGCCTGAAGAGTTTATATCTGAGGTTAAGCCTGAAGTCCTCTTCTACATCTACGAAAAGCCAGTAAAGGGCGGAATTGACTTCGGAGTAAAACCACTCCCGTCAGTTGACGAGGAAAACTTAAAGGAAATCTCAAAAAGCCTCTCAGGTTACAGAGTAAGGCTAATCTACCAGAGCTCCACCTTAAAGGAGGAAGCCGAAAAGGAGCTAAAACTTGCCGGAGCAGAGGTAGATAGCGAAAAGGGAATATCTTCCGGCGGCTTCAAGTTTGAAGAGAGGAAAGTTGCTTGGCTAACTGAAAGTCAAATTCAGTTTGACGTGAAGAAACAGGAAGATATCTCTTCCCTGGAACCTGGAGAACTAGTAGTTCACAGGGACTACGGAATAGGAATATTTCAGGGAATAGTAAGCAGGGAAATAGGCGGGAAAAGGTTTGACTTTATAGAAATTGAGTACGCAGGCGGGGAGAAGTTATACGCTCCATTTACCCAGATAGACAGGATCTATAAGTACTCAGGCTATAGGGGAAAGAGGCCTAAACTTGACAGGCTCGGTGGAACCTCTTGGAAAAACCTTGAGAGGAAAATTAAAGCCTCAATGGCAAAGTTTGCACAGGAGCTCGCCCAGCTCTACAAAGAGAGGAAGACTGCAGTAGGAGAGAGGTTAAGCGGAGACCCTCAAATAATAAGGGAGTTTGAAAGGAGATTTCCCTACAAACTCACCTCAGACCAGGCTAAGGCAGTTAAAGACGTCTACAGGGACATGGAGTCTGAAAAACCTATGGATAGGCTCCTGTGTGGAGACGTAGGCTTTGGAAAGACAGAAGTTGCAATGAGGGCGGCCATGAAGGCCGTAACTTCAGGGAAGCAGGTTGCAGTAATAGCTCCCACAACAGTCCTTGCAGACCAGCACTACAGAACTTTTAAAAAGAGGTTTAAAGGCTTTCCCGTAGAAATTGAAATGCTTTCAAGGTTTAGAACTAAAAAGGAGCAGAAGGAGATAATTGATAGGTTAAAGAGGGGAGAAATTGACATTATCATAGGAACCCACAGGCTTGTCCAGGACGACGTTGAATTTAAAGACCTTGGGCTTTTAATAATAGATGAGGAGCACCGGTTTGGAGTAAAGACAAAGGAGAAGTTGACAAAGTTAAAGAGCAACATTGACGTCCTATACCTTTCAGCAACTCCAATACCAAGAACCCTCTACTCTGCACTTTCAGGTTTCAGGGATATCTCTGTAATTGAAACTCCACCGCCTGGAAGGAGAGGAACAAAAGTAGTTGTAACAAAGTACACTGATGAAGTTCTTAAAGGAGCAATAGAGAGAGAGTTAAACAGAAAAGGCCAAGTATTTTTAGTCCACAACGATATCTCCGAGCTCCCCCTATTGAAAGAAAAGGTTCTCTCCTTCTTCTCACAGGCAAAGGTTGAGATTGTCCATGGACAGATGAAGCCCTCAGAGATTGAAAAGATAATGCACTCCTTCTTTGAAGGGAAAATTGACATCCTCGTCTCAACTTCCATAGTTGAATCTGGACTTGACGTTCCCTCGGCAAATACTCTCATAGTTATAGGGGCTGAGAACTTCGGACTCTCCCAGCTCTACCAGTTAAAGGGAAGAGTAGGAAGGGGCGTTGAGAAGGGCTACTGCTACCTTTTAACCTCGCCGAAGGCCAAGCTAACTCCAGAAGCGGTCAAGAGGCTTGAGGCAATGAAGAAGTTAGCTCCCCTTGGAGGAGGTTTCCAGCTTGCCCTTAAAGACCTTGAGATAAGGGGAGCAGGAACCCTACTTGGTCCTAAACAGAGCGGTTTTGTAGAGAGTATTGGACTGGAGCTCTACACAAAGCTCTTTAAAGAAGTCATTGAGGAGGAGAAGGAGGAAGAGGATGTAAAACTCAACCTGCCCTTTGAGGCCTTCATTCCCGACGATTTCGTTGAGGACAGCAGGGAGAAAGTAAAGCTCTACTCCCAGCTGGCCTCATCTAAAGAGCCCGAAGAGGTTATGAAGGAAATTGAGAGAGTTAGGGGAGCTCTACCTGATCCTCTGGTAAACCTGTTTAAGACTATGAAGCTAAAGAGAATGGCTAAGGAACTTGGAATAAAGGAAATTTCCGTTTCTCCTACGGGAAAGGCTATAATAGTTTTCGGACAGGAAACTTCCGCTTCACCAGAAAGGCTCGTCCAGTTCGTTAAGGAAAGGGGAGCAACCTTCACACCAGATAGAAAGCTGTACACCGAAGTAAAAGACCTTGATGAACTACTAAAAATAGTCGAGGAGCTGAAAAATGAAGAGAGTACTAACAGTTCTTCTAGCCGCTAA
- the accD gene encoding acetyl-CoA carboxylase, carboxyltransferase subunit beta: MLEKLFRKKRLEEPKGSSNLPTGLWIKCQECKSLLFKGELESSLWVCPKCGYHFPVPARDRLYMLFDNGNFIELDTELEPEDILEFKDRKPYTQRIEEAQEKTGLKDSVVNARGKIGGREALVSCFDFRFMGGSMGRVAGEKVTRNIERAAEEGIPFICVTASGGARMQEGIVSLMQMAKTSAALTRLEERGVPYISVLTHPTMGGVSASFAFLGDVIIAEPKALIGFAGPRVIEQTIRQKLPKGFQSSEFLLEHGLIDMVVERKKLKGVISNLLSLFGG, translated from the coding sequence ATGCTTGAAAAGCTCTTCAGGAAAAAGAGGTTAGAGGAGCCTAAAGGGAGCTCTAACTTACCTACCGGTCTTTGGATAAAGTGCCAGGAGTGTAAATCGCTCCTCTTTAAAGGAGAGCTTGAGAGCTCCCTATGGGTATGTCCAAAGTGCGGATACCACTTCCCCGTTCCGGCAAGGGACAGACTTTACATGCTCTTTGACAACGGAAACTTCATAGAGCTTGACACAGAACTTGAACCGGAAGACATACTGGAATTTAAAGATAGGAAACCTTACACCCAGAGGATAGAGGAGGCCCAGGAAAAGACGGGTCTTAAGGATTCTGTTGTCAATGCAAGAGGGAAGATCGGCGGACGGGAAGCCCTCGTCAGCTGTTTTGACTTCCGATTCATGGGCGGTAGTATGGGCCGGGTGGCCGGCGAGAAGGTAACTAGAAACATAGAAAGGGCGGCTGAAGAGGGAATTCCCTTCATCTGCGTAACAGCCAGTGGAGGAGCAAGGATGCAGGAAGGGATAGTCTCCCTAATGCAGATGGCAAAGACCTCAGCCGCCCTTACGCGCCTTGAGGAAAGGGGGGTGCCGTACATCTCTGTACTAACCCACCCAACAATGGGTGGAGTATCGGCAAGCTTTGCTTTCCTTGGGGACGTGATTATTGCAGAGCCTAAGGCTCTTATAGGTTTCGCCGGCCCCCGGGTAATTGAACAAACAATAAGGCAGAAGCTACCAAAAGGATTTCAAAGCTCAGAGTTCTTACTTGAACACGGACTTATAGATATGGTAGTTGAAAGGAAGAAACTTAAGGGAGTAATATCCAATCTTCTTTCCCTATTTGGAGGTTAA
- a CDS encoding ArsR/SmtB family transcription factor encodes MAEKEKIILDDERIEEGAECLKALASPVRLKILFTLKEKPMCVTDLEQELGISQSSLSQHLRTLRYKGIVAKTRKGNKVYYTISSEAFRELLNLLPQIACFRG; translated from the coding sequence ATGGCTGAGAAGGAGAAAATCATACTTGACGATGAGAGGATTGAAGAAGGAGCCGAATGCCTAAAAGCCTTAGCTTCACCTGTAAGGCTCAAAATCCTATTTACCCTTAAGGAAAAGCCTATGTGCGTAACAGACCTTGAGCAAGAACTAGGAATCTCTCAATCTTCCCTCTCCCAGCACTTAAGGACCCTCAGGTACAAAGGGATAGTTGCAAAGACGAGGAAGGGGAATAAAGTTTATTACACGATATCGTCTGAAGCCTTTAGAGAGCTTTTAAACCTCCTCCCTCAAATCGCGTGCTTTAGGGGTTAA
- a CDS encoding Rid family detoxifying hydrolase produces the protein MKVIETKGAPSPVGPYSQGILYGNLIFTSGQIGIDPESGKLVEGFKEQALRALNNLKAVVEAAGGSKCSIVKVTVYVTDLEKFKEFNDIYEEFFRNCPFKPTRVTVGVKELPLGAYVEVECIAVRG, from the coding sequence ATGAAGGTTATAGAAACGAAGGGAGCTCCCTCCCCCGTTGGTCCCTACTCCCAGGGAATACTTTATGGAAACCTAATATTCACTTCTGGCCAGATAGGAATTGACCCTGAAAGCGGTAAGCTTGTAGAAGGTTTTAAAGAACAGGCTTTAAGGGCTTTAAACAACTTAAAGGCAGTTGTTGAAGCTGCAGGAGGGAGCAAGTGTAGTATTGTAAAGGTTACCGTCTACGTTACCGATTTGGAAAAATTTAAAGAATTTAACGATATTTATGAGGAGTTCTTTAGGAACTGCCCCTTTAAGCCTACGCGGGTAACGGTTGGGGTTAAAGAACTACCTCTGGGAGCTTACGTGGAGGTTGAATGCATAGCGGTAAGGGGTTAG
- the rsmI gene encoding 16S rRNA (cytidine(1402)-2'-O)-methyltransferase, which translates to MHSGKGLGELYVVATPIGNLKDITLRALEVLKEVPVIACEDTRRALKLLSHFQISGKKLIPYHEHNEKESAEKVVKLLKDGTSVALISDAGTPTISDPGYRLVRRAWEEGIRVVPVPGPSAVIAALSASGFPTDKFLFFGFLPRKEAKLKEALKEIVSYPFTVVAYESPHRVERTLEVLSEVSPSRPIVVARELTKLNEEFIRGKPGEVLEKLVEGEKVRGEFVLLFPPSKEEKREVNVEELLSELKREGLSMKEAVKKLREELKLPKREVYSKALKIFKG; encoded by the coding sequence ATGCATAGCGGTAAGGGGTTAGGGGAGCTCTACGTTGTTGCTACTCCCATAGGAAACCTTAAGGATATTACGCTAAGGGCTCTTGAAGTTCTTAAGGAAGTTCCGGTTATTGCCTGTGAGGATACGAGGAGGGCCCTAAAGCTCCTCAGCCATTTCCAGATTTCGGGTAAAAAGCTCATTCCTTACCACGAGCACAACGAAAAAGAATCGGCTGAAAAGGTTGTTAAACTTCTAAAAGACGGAACATCCGTTGCTCTCATATCGGATGCGGGAACTCCTACTATAAGTGATCCAGGTTACAGGCTCGTTAGGAGGGCGTGGGAGGAAGGGATAAGGGTTGTTCCCGTTCCAGGCCCCTCTGCAGTTATAGCTGCCCTTTCAGCTTCAGGCTTTCCGACGGATAAGTTTCTCTTCTTCGGTTTCCTTCCAAGAAAGGAGGCGAAACTAAAAGAGGCGTTAAAGGAGATCGTATCTTACCCTTTTACCGTTGTTGCCTATGAATCACCCCACAGAGTTGAGAGGACCCTTGAAGTCCTTTCAGAAGTATCTCCCAGTAGACCCATAGTTGTTGCTAGGGAACTTACGAAGTTGAATGAGGAGTTTATTAGGGGTAAGCCTGGAGAAGTTTTGGAAAAGCTGGTTGAAGGAGAGAAAGTAAGGGGCGAGTTTGTTTTACTTTTTCCTCCTTCAAAGGAGGAAAAGAGAGAGGTTAACGTTGAGGAGCTATTGAGTGAACTTAAAAGAGAAGGGCTTTCAATGAAAGAGGCTGTTAAGAAGTTAAGGGAAGAACTGAAGCTCCCTAAGAGGGAAGTTTACTCAAAGGCTTTGAAAATTTTTAAAGGATAG
- a CDS encoding S-adenosylmethionine decarboxylase family protein, translating into MEFVGRHIMMDATVSDISCINAIQPIYDYMEELARKLDMTLVYPPIVARFPFAQSELEQFVKKLSEENVKSKTLEFMEETLKRRATEDSGVSGVSIWLESHCTIHTWPEEKFFSLDAYSCKDFNPMDAFELTIKWFKVDYASFVDVERYIGGPCIIKAYEYKNGELIPCKPSIEK; encoded by the coding sequence ATGGAATTTGTTGGAAGACACATAATGATGGACGCAACCGTTTCAGATATAAGCTGTATAAACGCCATTCAACCTATCTACGATTACATGGAGGAGCTTGCCAGAAAGCTTGATATGACGCTGGTATACCCTCCAATCGTAGCCCGTTTTCCCTTTGCCCAGTCAGAGCTTGAACAGTTCGTTAAGAAGCTCTCTGAAGAAAACGTTAAGAGTAAAACCTTAGAGTTTATGGAGGAAACCTTAAAGAGAAGGGCTACCGAAGACAGTGGTGTTTCAGGAGTTTCAATCTGGCTTGAGAGCCACTGTACAATTCACACATGGCCTGAGGAGAAATTCTTCAGCCTTGACGCTTACAGCTGCAAGGACTTTAACCCAATGGACGCATTTGAACTTACGATAAAGTGGTTTAAAGTTGACTATGCCTCCTTCGTTGACGTTGAGAGGTACATAGGCGGTCCTTGTATAATCAAAGCTTACGAGTACAAAAACGGAGAGCTTATACCCTGTAAACCGTCTATTGAAAAATAA
- the rplI gene encoding 50S ribosomal protein L9: protein MEVILLKDMENLGKVGDIVKVKDGYARNYLIPSGIALPATKSNVARVRNELQSLRKKAERQIARFKELAEKLNTTRVTIEHEAGEEGKLFGSVTTSQIEKALHKAGFEDIEKKQIILEKPIRETGTYEVKIHLFKDIEATVTVDVVPLKR, encoded by the coding sequence ATGGAAGTAATTCTACTTAAGGATATGGAAAACCTCGGCAAAGTTGGAGATATCGTAAAAGTTAAGGATGGATACGCAAGGAACTACTTAATTCCTAGCGGAATTGCTCTACCTGCAACAAAGTCAAACGTTGCAAGGGTTAGGAATGAGCTCCAGTCCTTGAGAAAGAAAGCTGAAAGGCAGATTGCAAGGTTTAAGGAACTAGCAGAGAAGCTAAACACAACCAGAGTTACCATTGAACACGAAGCCGGAGAAGAGGGTAAACTCTTTGGTTCAGTTACAACATCACAGATTGAAAAAGCCCTCCACAAAGCAGGATTTGAAGACATTGAGAAGAAACAGATTATCCTTGAAAAGCCAATTAGAGAGACCGGAACTTACGAGGTAAAAATTCACCTGTTTAAGGACATTGAAGCAACAGTGACAGTTGATGTAGTACCTCTCAAGAGGTAA
- the rpsR gene encoding 30S ribosomal protein S18 yields the protein MANIQQRRFIRRKKYCKFCAEKIEKIDYKNVDLLKSFISERGRIIPRRISGVCSKHQRQLARAVKRARHLALLPFVKID from the coding sequence ATGGCAAATATTCAGCAGAGAAGGTTCATAAGGAGGAAGAAGTACTGCAAGTTCTGTGCTGAAAAGATAGAGAAAATTGACTATAAGAACGTTGATCTTCTGAAGTCCTTTATCTCTGAAAGGGGAAGGATTATTCCAAGGAGAATTTCGGGAGTTTGCTCAAAGCATCAAAGGCAGCTTGCAAGGGCGGTTAAGAGAGCAAGGCACCTCGCCCTCTTACCATTCGTAAAGATTGACTAA
- a CDS encoding single-stranded DNA-binding protein encodes MASLNKVFLIGRLVADPELQHTQGGTPFSRIRIAVNRPYRDRNGNWKEETLFIDVVIWGEAADRAVSRFNKGTRVLVEGSLRQSTWETDRGEKRSKIEVRADRVVALDPKREVSEELEEIDDIEF; translated from the coding sequence ATGGCAAGCCTTAATAAGGTCTTTCTAATCGGAAGACTTGTTGCTGACCCGGAACTACAGCACACACAGGGAGGAACTCCCTTCAGTCGCATTAGAATTGCAGTTAACCGTCCCTATAGGGATAGGAATGGTAACTGGAAGGAGGAAACCCTATTTATAGACGTTGTTATCTGGGGTGAAGCTGCCGATAGAGCTGTAAGCCGATTTAACAAGGGAACGAGAGTTCTGGTGGAAGGAAGCTTAAGGCAGTCAACCTGGGAAACAGATAGGGGCGAGAAGAGGAGTAAGATAGAGGTAAGGGCTGATAGAGTAGTTGCCCTTGACCCTAAGAGGGAAGTTTCAGAAGAGCTTGAAGAAATTGATGACATTGAATTTTAA
- the rpsF gene encoding 30S ribosomal protein S6, with translation MREYYYEMVYILRPTMSDEETGAAIEKVNSQVERFGGEVLKVDKWGKRQLAYPINDYDKGFYVLEYIRTNDRNFVRNMENFFRINEDVIRFLLFRLKPSEVKELKAKLEQKGEEKAEVSANENKGEA, from the coding sequence ATGAGAGAGTACTACTACGAGATGGTTTACATACTAAGACCAACTATGAGCGATGAGGAAACAGGCGCAGCAATAGAGAAGGTTAACTCACAGGTTGAGAGGTTCGGTGGCGAAGTTTTAAAGGTTGACAAGTGGGGTAAGAGACAGCTTGCCTACCCAATCAACGACTACGATAAAGGTTTTTACGTCCTTGAGTACATAAGGACTAACGATAGGAACTTCGTCAGGAACATGGAAAACTTCTTCAGGATAAACGAAGACGTTATTAGGTTCTTACTCTTTAGGCTTAAGCCATCAGAAGTTAAAGAGCTTAAGGCTAAGCTTGAACAAAAAGGAGAGGAAAAGGCAGAAGTTAGCGCAAACGAGAATAAGGGAGAAGCTTAA
- the pth gene encoding aminoacyl-tRNA hydrolase: protein MLRLVVGLGNPGKEYERTRHNVGWWVLDEVARELGFDFSREKFKALYGEYSTPKGKVIFLKPLTYMNRSGEAVGQFYRFFKLQPSELIVIYDDLDLPLGNVRLRLKGSSGGHRGVESVINSLGTKEFPRLRIGIGRPKRKEEVVDFVLSPFKEDELPAVEKAVKRAANCLIEAIRRGEIDQKLINKCNTEV, encoded by the coding sequence ATGTTAAGGCTGGTAGTAGGTTTGGGGAATCCCGGTAAGGAGTATGAAAGAACCCGCCACAACGTTGGATGGTGGGTTCTTGACGAAGTTGCAAGGGAACTTGGCTTTGACTTTTCAAGGGAAAAGTTTAAGGCCCTCTACGGTGAATACTCTACGCCAAAAGGAAAAGTGATTTTCTTAAAACCCCTTACCTACATGAACAGAAGTGGAGAAGCGGTAGGACAGTTTTACCGCTTTTTCAAACTTCAGCCGTCTGAACTCATCGTTATTTACGATGACCTTGACTTACCTTTAGGGAATGTAAGGTTAAGGTTGAAGGGAAGTTCAGGCGGCCACAGAGGAGTTGAGTCTGTAATAAACTCTCTCGGGACCAAAGAGTTCCCAAGGTTAAGGATCGGAATCGGAAGGCCTAAAAGGAAAGAAGAGGTAGTTGACTTTGTCCTCTCTCCCTTTAAAGAGGATGAGCTCCCAGCAGTTGAAAAGGCAGTTAAAAGGGCTGCTAACTGCCTTATTGAAGCAATTAGAAGGGGAGAGATTGACCAAAAACTCATAAACAAATGCAATACGGAGGTTTAG
- a CDS encoding 50S ribosomal protein L25, with protein sequence MKVLEVQATKREKTGKQVAKKLRREGLLPAVIYGGGRPEATHIAVPAKEVKRLKHHHGLIKLNLDGEERMCILKDIQYNWLGDVPIHLDFQEVTFGETIEVTVELEFVGTPVGVSEEGGVLEILKREITIETLPKEIPEKITVDISNLHAGDALHVGDIPLPEGAKLVDSPDETVVVVAEPEETAGEEEGTEEAKEE encoded by the coding sequence ATGAAAGTACTGGAAGTGCAGGCTACCAAGAGAGAGAAAACCGGAAAACAGGTAGCCAAGAAGTTACGCAGGGAAGGCCTTCTGCCTGCCGTTATTTACGGAGGCGGAAGACCAGAGGCAACTCACATTGCCGTTCCTGCTAAAGAGGTAAAGAGGTTAAAGCACCACCACGGTCTAATCAAGCTCAACCTTGATGGTGAAGAGAGGATGTGTATCCTCAAAGACATCCAGTACAACTGGCTTGGTGATGTACCTATTCACCTTGACTTCCAGGAAGTAACTTTTGGAGAAACAATTGAAGTAACAGTTGAGCTTGAGTTTGTAGGAACTCCCGTTGGCGTTTCAGAAGAGGGAGGAGTTCTTGAAATCCTCAAAAGGGAAATAACAATTGAAACTCTCCCAAAGGAGATTCCGGAGAAGATAACAGTTGACATCTCAAACTTACACGCCGGCGATGCTCTCCACGTTGGAGATATTCCTCTTCCTGAAGGAGCTAAACTAGTTGATAGTCCAGATGAAACAGTAGTCGTAGTTGCTGAACCTGAAGAAACCGCAGGTGAAGAAGAGGGAACGGAAGAGGCTAAGGAAGAGTAA
- a CDS encoding cold-shock protein, with the protein MEKLTGTVKWFDSKKGYGFITADSGQDVFVHYTGIQGEGFKTLEEGERVSFSITESDKGLKAVNVERL; encoded by the coding sequence ATGGAGAAGCTCACAGGAACAGTTAAGTGGTTTGATTCAAAGAAAGGGTACGGCTTTATCACAGCCGACAGCGGACAGGACGTATTTGTCCACTACACCGGAATTCAAGGTGAAGGCTTTAAGACTCTTGAGGAAGGAGAGAGAGTTTCCTTCAGCATAACTGAGAGTGATAAGGGTCTTAAGGCAGTAAACGTAGAAAGGCTTTAA